The following proteins are co-located in the Bordetella bronchialis genome:
- a CDS encoding ferritin-like domain-containing protein: MAEKTIQDLFLHELSDIYSAEKQLTKALPRMARAATSPDLKAAFESHLQETQGQVERIDQIVETTELKLKRVKCMAMEGLVEEAKEIIEEIDKGPVLDAALIGAAQKVEHYEIASYGTLAAFAKQLGEQEALKLLLETLQEEKSTDEKLTGLAQKLNQTAKG; the protein is encoded by the coding sequence ATGGCTGAGAAAACCATCCAGGACCTCTTTCTGCACGAGCTATCCGATATCTATAGCGCCGAAAAGCAACTGACCAAGGCCTTGCCCAGGATGGCGCGCGCGGCCACCAGTCCTGACCTGAAGGCGGCCTTCGAATCGCATCTGCAGGAGACGCAAGGCCAGGTCGAACGTATCGACCAGATCGTTGAAACGACCGAGCTGAAGCTCAAGCGCGTCAAGTGCATGGCGATGGAAGGCCTGGTCGAAGAGGCCAAGGAAATCATCGAGGAAATCGACAAGGGCCCGGTGCTGGACGCCGCCCTGATCGGCGCCGCCCAGAAGGTCGAGCACTACGAAATCGCCAGCTACGGCACCCTGGCCGCATTCGCCAAGCAACTGGGCGAGCAGGAAGCGCTGAAGCTGCTGCTTGAAACGCTGCAGGAAGAAAAGTCGACCGACGAGAAGCTGACCGGCCTGGCGCAGAAGCTGAACCAAACCGCCAAGGGCTGA